In the Vidua chalybeata isolate OUT-0048 chromosome 28, bVidCha1 merged haplotype, whole genome shotgun sequence genome, GtactccaagccccatccaacctggccttggacacttccagggatggagaatccGTGGTCCAGGCAACACCTCATGCCCATCTTCATTTATACCAGGCATGAAGGAAACAACCCTTCAGTGCTCAAACTTTTGCCTGTGCTtgcacaggtgcccagagcagttTGAAATCCTCCTCCTTAATATTGAACTTCAGGTGCCTTGGTGTTCCTTGCTTTATAGAATGCCAGGTGGGATTAAACTGGATGAGTCTATGATTGTAAATGTACTTTGCTGGCATGATGGAGTCTCTGGTGTGAACAGGATCCCCAAATCCTTTTTagaagggcctggagtgacagggacaagggggaatggctttaaactgacaacagagaaggtttaggttgggaaGAAATATATAATTTGGGTTTATATTAggacaaattccttccctgagagggtggggaggggctgggatggaattcctagagaagctgaggctgcccctggatccctggaagtgtccaaggccagactggacagggcttggagcagcctgggacagtggaaggtgttgggGATGGAATTGATGGAAATGATCCTTAAGGCCtcttccaaaccattctatgattccttATTTTTCAATCTTGAGAGTTTGTGCACTGCAGGTTTATAAAGATTTATTTGCATGCAGGAGTTCAATTCACTATTTTTGACTgcagaaattgtatttttccccacctggctgctcctctgccttgCTGTGCACTGTTCTGTGCCACCTGCAGGTCTCGTGTTCCCTGTTCTCCAAACATCCTCTGTTCCGGCTCCCATGACCTCTTGGAGCTTTAATGGATTAAAGTCATTTAATAGTAAATAATTCAGGGAGGATTTGGTGACTCGTAGCAGAGTCACTCTTCCTGCCCCAGGGCTCCTCCCGCTCCCGGCAGGGGCAGccagcccccagctccagctcagctgctcaaGCTGTGAAAACAGTTGGGGCTCAGAGCAGAAATGTTCCTGCTCCTCCCGTGGGGCACGTGGAGTCACCCAGGGATTTTCCTGTGTCCGgagcctccttccttccctgatGAGCTTTTCAAAAATGAGGGTTATTTAAAGGTAAAAGCAGAGTTGGTTTGGACATTTAAAGAGAGCTTTGCCCAGTAATTGCACCTCATTATCCACCACTTACCCTGGCTCTGATGAGCCTGCCCTGGACAGCTTTGAACAACTTTTTCTCCACAGGTTTCTGGTGCAATCCACAGGAATTGGACTTTTATGATCcttgggtcccttccagctcagaatattccatgattctctgactATTCTGTCTCCAACTATTTTATTAAGCAAATATGAAGGGTGGGGACGAAAAGGCTGAGGAGTCTTGGAGAAGAATGACAAACCAAAAACAATCCCATGCAAATTCTCCCAATTCATGGCTCAGAAACCCCACAAGCACAGTTATTTTTCCAATGGGTATTTTAtgcttaaaaccaaaaaattctTGTTCTTCTCACACAAGCCAGGtaagatttggggtttttattaaaatgaagaCAACCAAGCcactttttctttcacactttTTATTAATGCAACTTAAATTAGCTGGAACCTGCAAATTCTGCACAGGGCTCTTcacacagctctgtcctggcaAAAGAGGTACCTAAAGTCCAGCTGTGAATGATGGTGCCACATGCTGTGATCATTCCATAGTGCTTCAGTGAAAGTTCAAAGAGATTTTATACACAGTGATTATGaaaatagatatatatatatatatatatatataattttttccataCAATAGTTTTACTTCTGCCAGCTACAAAAtatgataaagaaaaataattcatttgttTCTCTAGCCCTAGGAATCTTCTTCTACTGCAACAGACACAACATTCCCACTGAAAGCCATGAGGTGCAAGAAAGGACTCCAAAGTCACGCTGTAATATTTCCCTGGAATCTACAGGTCATTTCTCCAAGGATATAGTGTTGTCCTAGAGCTTGATCCAGAGGGATTTGCAGGAAATAATCCCAATTCTGAACCTTGTGGCTCTGGGACTTTGAGCCTTGAAAGCTCATGTCACTCGCCTGAGTCAAACCAACTTGAAAAGGAGGGAGAATCCTGCAATTCCCCCCAAACACATCCTTTGCTGACCCTCAGCCATCTCCGATCCTCCCAGACTGGTggcaaagcagcatttttgtAACAACAACTGAGACAAGACGACAGAAATTGCACTGCAAGGGAGAGACAACCCCCTGAAGAACTGTGGAACTCCAGCTCCTGTGGGACTCCAGCTGGGATCCACTGGTTCTTATTCTTCCTTTGTATTTCTACAGTAACAGCTTGATTTCCTTAAATTCAAGGTTAGTTTTAACTTTGGGGTGGTTTAAGCATCTGAGGTAAGTTCTTGatgcacctttttttcttttttttggtataGTTTCTTCATGTGCTTTTTGATTGTGTGTAAAATAAAGGTGGTGTGAGCTGAGAACTCCATGGATCCTacagggaagcagctccttATCCACATCAGGGGTGCTGAGGCCTCTGCCCTGCACAACTCCCCCACacaagcagctccagctgttctctgcacaggcacagcagtgtGGGAGGGCATGGAGGGCACCTGGCCCCAGGCAAGATGCTTTTACAGCCACCTGAAGCAGCCCAAACAGAACAGGGAGACCCAGCTGGGAAAAGGATGAGGCCCAGGGAGCTTTCAGGGAGTCTTTGCATAGTACATGGAGGGGAAACAGGGAAAGATTCACCTGCTGAGGTCATGAGGGGAGGGTAAGAGCACGAGCTGGGGcccctctgcctctctctgcttTGGTGCCAGCTCTGTACTTCCTCTCTGCATTGAATTCACCACAAAAGGTGAAAACACTGCAGGAACTCCAGCCTGGAGTGGTCAGGACATGTGAAAGCAGGATTTTTCTCACCAGCTGTGACTGACAGTGCACCTCCACACTCATTTGGAGAGGATTACTTAAAGATATCCAATTTCTGAACAGGGATGTTCCCATCAGCTTCCACCCCAGCAGAGACCTGAGCaccccctggggacactgagccACCCCTGGCATGGATCCAGACTGGAAATACACCTGTAAACCTCAACTTGGTTGCTACTGTACAGGAGTAACATTTTCTATTCATATTGCAGCTACAGATTTAATAAATAGAATTGCATATATTGTgctttataaattaaaatgcattccAAAGTGAGGCAATGCTAAATAATGAAACCATTGAACCTTTCCCCCCCAAACCAGCCACACTCTCTGATTCCAGCACTAGCCCACTTCCTCACTGTGCTCACAGAGGTACAAAGTCTCTGCTGGTACCTCTGAAAACAATAATTCCCTCCCCAAAATTGATCCAAAAGAGTTTACCTAGGCACTACTGCAAATGTAAGGTGGCTAATAACCATGACTTTAACtcaggaaggggaggaggtgaAGAAAGTCACGATGAATGTTTGGATTCCTTCCTCTTCAGCGTGTTCTGGCCCCTATCTGACACTCTGGGACATGTGCAGGGGTGTCAGCATCTCCTCAAAGATGGCTCCTTTCACGTTAGATCCCCTCAAATTTGCTTCTTGTAGGTCACAACCTGACAGATCACAATTctgaagggggaaaggaaaaataatgttaacTGAATAGAGACAGAACTCTGTTCAAAAGTTTAACTCCACTTCCCTTAACTCCATTTAACTTTGTAGCTGGAGGAAAGCCAGCAATCCCCCAAATTACCATCTTTTGtacacatatacatatttatGGCCAGGAAATGAAGGCTAACTCACCTCCAAGTCAGTCCCTGCCAGCGTGGCTCCTCGGAGGTTGCAGTTCTTGAGTTTGGCATTTTTCAGCGTGGCCACTCGGAGGTTAATCCCAGTCATCTGACTGCCCTCCATGTCCACACCCTTCAGGTTGGCACCTGCAACACACCcacagggagggctgggagggaaaccagccagaaatgcagcagctccaggtgatgcTTCCCAAGAGCTGGGTAAACTGGGAGAGGCCAAGGCAAGACTGGGAATTTAATGATTATTTGGCAGAACCAGCCCAGAGTTGTGGGCTCTTCCCATGGACTGTACAAACACAGCTGAATTTTGCCACATAAATGTACAGGCACAGGGCTGATTCCAGAGAATAATTAACAGGCAAAAACTTACCTTCCAAATTAGCTTTAAGGCCTGATGGATCTTCAAAGTTGCAGCCCTTCAGGGATGCTCCCTCTGCGTTGGAACACAACATCTTCACCCCCTGCAGGTTTGCACACTGGCAGAGACAGGATGTGAGTCATGAGGGTGTCAAGATAAACACCAAAAATCAGCAGAACACAGATTTAAATTCTGCACTGCAAGTGAACCCCTCCAAAGCACAACCCCCCTGTTACTGTGAGGAAGTGTGCGAGCGCTGTAAGTGGAACAATCACAGAAAACATTgggaaactgatttttttgttccAATTCCTGTTTCCTGAGACAAGTgcagggcagcccaggctgcccagggtgcAGCATCCTTACATCCAGCACGGATCCAGAGAGGTCAGCTCTCTCCAGGTTGGCACAGCACAGGTTGGCATGGGCCAGGTTGCAGCGGCTCAGATTGGCCATCTTGAAGTTGATGTAGCGAAGATCCAGGCGGGAAAGGTCAGCTCCACTGAAATTCAGACCCTGGAAAAGCCAGTGAACACacccaaaatggtcacagaagggaaggggaaggtcTGGacacaaacaaattaaaagaaacacgTCTGGGTAGTTGTGTATATAAATCTATAGAGATAAACACATGTACTGACACACTTCCAGTACCTTAAAGGGGCTGATAAAAAGATGGGAGAGACTTTTTATATGGACAGACAatgccaggacaaggggcaatggaTTTGGAGAtcaggtttagatgggatattgggaagaaattcctccctgtgaggatggggaggggctgggatagaattccagagcagctgaggctgccccatccctggaatcatccaaggccaggttggagcagcctgggacagtggaaggtgtccctgcccatggcagatTGGAACAAGATtatccttaaggtcccttcaaccccaaaccattccatggtccCATAGAAACACACACTCACAAGATCATTTACTCTATTACATAACACCATGAAATGTAAATGCAAAGCTCTCAAGATTTGGGTATTTCCTAAAAACAGGCTGTGGTTTTAAACTGTAAGAGGACAGAGTTGGATCAGGTGCTAGGAAACAATTCCTGGAGTTTTGTTGGAAAGACAAAGGCTGAGCTCCCTCACCTGACAGCGCAGCTCGGACTTGGTGGGCGTTGCCAGCAGGAATCGGACAAACTCCTTCCGAGAGATGGGAGAGTGATCCTCAGCTGGCtgggagttctgggcagaggaGGCAACAGGGACAGCACTGAGTTTCACGttccctgggacagcaggacgTGCATCCAGGGCTTACAGAGAGCAAGGTACCTTAATagcagtttccaggtgttcaaTGAGGGAGTCGATCCCAAAAAACCTGGCTTCTTCCAAAACCCCTACAAACAAAGCAGTGCTGGTTATTCCAGAGAACTGCTGATCCAGAGAGCAGCACCCTTCTCTCCCCTTACTGGAGAACACACACACATTATACTGGATGTAactggggagagagaaaatgtttgcttgcagctaaaaagaaaaacGTAACTCAGACACAACATTTCCAACACCAGCATTAGGTTAAAGAGATCAACTCCAGAATTCCAGATATTAATCCAGTATGGGCTTTTAATGCTCCAAAAAGAAATAACCAGCCTATCCTCATTAAAGCAAGCACATGGAGCTGCACTGCTGAGAATAAATCCACCAAAGGAAAACTCCCAACCACAGGGATGAGCACACAAAGCTCCCCCTGGCTTCACCACGGGCAAAGCTTTAATTCCAAGGAGGAATAATTTAGGAGATGTCAGACAGATAATACCTACCTAGCAAATTAATGCCATCATTTACAATGAGCTGTCCGTGACGCAAATAGTTCAAAATGGGCTCAAAATACTCGGGACTGCGGTCAATGAGGAAAGCTCCTCTAGGATCTTGCTTATTCCCCCAAGCATCTGTTTCCacaacatatatatatataaaattacttttgatgTAGTAATAGAAGAGCATTTGCTTCAGTTTTCAGAGTTTTTTATTACCAAAGGGGACTGGAATAGCAAACATTCCACTTGGAAGGGCGGTTcggagagagaaggaaggaaaagaggagtgGGGAGAAAAATCAGCTTAAAATGACTTTGTTCCTGCTCTGAATAACTGAGTTTTTACCACATACAAAAGAATCCTGGCTAGGataaaagcagcactgaaatttTAGCCTGATTGTCTCCCCAAGGCTGCCTCGTGCAGTCTGCTCACTGGCTCTGCTGACAAAACTGAGGAATATGCAACAAGACAAAAACCTCAAATCAAATAAACAAAGGACCCAAACTACTCAGAATGGATGGAAGCTGTATTTGCAGCTTGTGAGACACATGATCAACATTAGGTGGTGAGATGataaacagagagaaataaatttattaaaaaataattccctgTTCTGCTCTGGTACTTCAACATACTTTGCATATTTTACTTAATGAACAAGAGCCTCAGCCTGACAGTGACTTTTGCCTACTTTGCTCAtttattacttaaaaataataaagttcaTCTCAGCATACTCACCTTTGTCTTTGAACATGTGTGCCAACATACTGTCAGGTTCTTTGTTAACCAAAGTGCTCCTAGGAAACAAAAGCAGCCCAACTTTACTTTTCTTTCATCTGTAAATGcttaagaattaatttcttgcaaAACTGTCATGGCAAACATAAAATACAGAGAAAGCTGCAGGAGTCAAAGACCTCCTGCTTGACAGTAAGTTACTTTTTAAGGTATTTTGCTTTATTGAAATGAAGTTTTTGAAGACCATTTTTACCGGGTGGTGGTGAAATATCTGCCTCCCACATTGAGAGTCAGCCAGTCTGTGTGGGACCCTGTCAGCTCCTCCTGAGCTCTCCCATCAGTCTGAGGATCTGCAGacaagaaacaaagcaattaCTGGAAAAATTGTTAATACTCTTTAATTACAAAGAGGTATCTTCTGAAAAcaccacaaaataaaatcttaagTTTAtatgaatgcaaaataaactCTATTAAATAGAAGGTTAAACATAAGATTACAGACTCACCAATGAAAGGCTCCCCTTCACAGACAAACAAAACATCATCATCCCTGAGacaggaggggcagagggaagagaaaaagaaggttAATCATAATTTGTTGTTCATCTAATTGACAGTGGAACCTCTCCCGATTCTTTCAGGTAAATTATGACTAGTGGCCATTAGCTGGAACTTCTGTATCTGATTCTTATCTGTATTTTGAAGGTTCTACTGGATTGGAATGGACTGACTTCACCAGAGATTTTATCTGCAGCAGCCAGGTAGGGACCACTTGTGTAATCAATTAATTCTTACAAAATAGTTGCTTTTCTCCCCAGCCTGGGACTATTCGGTGAAGCCAAGGTACTGACAGAATTTGTCTCCTTTACAGAAATCCTGTCATTCCAGGGCTGACTGGCATAGTGGGGATTTCATGGCACAAACATTGCCCTAGAATCAACACAGAAGGAGGTGAAAAGGCCTCAAACACAGCTTGTATCAAGTTCTGAATCAATAAATGGTTTGAAGTTAGAAAGACACAAAGGACCTTTGGGCATCTTGGCTGGAAATGATCACATCTGGTTTTGGGGAAAGCACTGGGTATGGATTAAGGAGGATTAACAGGTTAGTCTCTTAATCCACAGCCCTGATTTGCCTTTTCCTGGCTGATCCTCACCTAATCAAAGCAATATCATCAATGAGCCCCCCTTTCCCATTGTAAACGCTGGTGGCTTTTATCCCGAGCTTGTtgctggccacagagagcaaatCTGAGAGAGTCCCATACACAGCAACGACCTGGgggaggagagaagagaggaggctgtgaataaaaacaaacccaggaAACTGTGCTCCAAAAGTTCTGCCACTTCAGGTTTATCAGGACTATTAGGAGGAGCAAAATCCATTTGGATCTTGACcaagaaagaagggaaaagaccAGCTTTGGTGCTGGAACACAAAACCAGGGTGAcctgcacagctcccaccaAAACTCACTGCAACAGCACTGAGGGAATATGTTGGTGCTGTAGGAATATAATTCAGTTAATTCTTTCTCTAAAGAAACATTGCTACTTGTTCTGTTCCAAACCTCTCCCAAATGTACTTCCCTCCCTAAAACCAAGGACTAAAGCACAGGCACAGGAACTGTCTGCACTCAGGATGTGGATGGAAAATCAGGATCACAGACACAATTCAGCAGAACTGCAAGGCTGAAATGCGGTCACAATGAACTCCTGCACTCCGGGCCCGGGTGGAAATAGCGGGATCGTGGGCAGAATGAATAGAATTACACGATAAAGCACAGTCACATCAACGTCTACACTCAGAACGTGCACGGAAACATCAAGATCAGGGACTCTCTGCGGAAATGCATCCCAGGGTCTTTTCCTCTGCCGGACAAGCACTTGGTTGCGCCCAAAAATCACCGTTTTGAGTCTCGAGACGATTTTAGCGAGGTTTTAAACAATTAATTGCGATTATTCCCAGGGTATCCCCACGCAGGGTCCGTCTCCCCCCAGAGCCCTCATCCCACAGCTATGCCCGACACGAGCAGCCGGACGCGACTCCCCAAAGCTACCAAGCGCCTCCAACCGCGCCAAATCCCCGCCTGTCGCGATTCCCTCCACAGGCAGTGAGGGGGGACCCCgcgccccgctccccgccggcaCGGCGCGGCGCAGGCCCGGCTGCCCCGGGAGGCTGCGGGAGGGCCGGGCAGGGCCCCGCGGGGCGCGGACCCGCCGcgggccggcccggcccggcctcaCCTTCCCGTTGCGGGCGCTGCCGTTGACGAACAGCGTCACCCGCCTCATGCtgcgcccgccgccgcgccgaCACCCGGAAGGGGCGGGCGCTGACGGGCAGGCCCCACGGCCAATCAGCGCCGCGCTGCGCCGCGTATCTGTCCAATGGGCAGTGAGAAGGCGGGACAAAGCCGGGGCGGCAGCCAATCGCGACCAGAAGAAGCATCCAGATTTGCATAAGCCTTCTGTGATTGGTTGTCGCCCGTCACGTGCGCGCGGGCCGTtgaatgaattaatttaatcattttattttttcctcccgTACCACAGCGGTGCTGCGTCCCAACGGCCCGCGATCTCTCCGCTCAATCAAAGAGTTCCCCCTGTCCCCCGCCAGCCGCGCGGACCCCCGGGGCAGAGCAGCGGCGAGGGGTCGCCGCCGTGACCCGCCCTCCCTGCGGTGCTGCTGGGGCCGGGGAGGCTGCGGCGGGCGCTGGGCTGGGCGGAGGGGCGGGGGCGCGGAGGGATCCGCAGGGGCGTGGCGCGGTTTGAAGCGTGAggcgggccgggcgcggggccgaGGTGAGGGCGGCTCGGCGGGGAACGGGAGCGGGGAGCGCTCGGGGGGCGGCCGGGAGGGCGCGGGGGTACCCGGGCATGCCCGGGCTGCGCTCTGGGTCTGCGGGGTGCGAGTGCCCCGGGGCGGTACAGACCGGGGGAGCCCCGGCTTGGGTGTTCTCCCCTCCTCGGCCGGTGGCTGTGACTGCAGCCATCGGTCTCCGCTGGGTCctgagagcagaaaaagaaagaataagaaagaaGACGGTTGCCCAGGCGTTGTAAAGCGGATTAATTTTGGTAATTCTGTTTCTAAAAGTGCACGTATTTGCAGAAGCGAAGTTTCAGAGTCACGTTATTGAGTTGTACGTCATTAACTTCAAGAAActaactgcaaaaaaaaaaaaccctcgCTTTTTAAAGTTTCTACTTAGAAGCTAGTggtagtaaaaaaaatatatatatatatatattactagTGTTGTTTCTTCTGCTGATTTCTTTCCAGAACTTGCATTCTCTTTCTGCTGCTACTAGTTAGTGCTATTAAAAGTAGTATTAAACTGCTGATATTTATTGTAACACTTGGAGCAAAACAGTTGCAGTGTGATTGTGATTGTTGTATTTTATACAACATATTTTATACACGTATTTTATATGAATCTGGAGTTTGATAGAGTGAAATCACAGCCTTGTGGCTCCTTACCCTGAGCCACTCCTGTGCCTGTTTataatgcacatttttattgctctgtgtttttctttctggtcCCTGCCCCTTGTGTCCTTTCCCTGCAGGTTTTGGGGAATAaatttcccttcccatcccactATTAAACACCTTGTCCAGGAAAAATGTGGATCTGGGAGAAGCTTGAGTATGGTAGTGAGCTCTTGCCCTTAGTAagtaataagatttttttttttctttttaataggaATCTGTAATTACAGCAGCA is a window encoding:
- the KCTD9 gene encoding BTB/POZ domain-containing protein KCTD9 isoform X2, which produces MRRVTLFVNGSARNGKVVAVYGTLSDLLSVASNKLGIKATSVYNGKGGLIDDIALIRDDDVLFVCEGEPFIDPQTDGRAQEELTGSHTDWLTLNVGGRYFTTTRSTLVNKEPDSMLAHMFKDKGVLEEARFFGIDSLIEHLETAIKNSQPAEDHSPISRKEFVRFLLATPTKSELRCQGLNFSGADLSRLDLRYINFKMANLSRCNLAHANLCCANLERADLSGSVLDCANLQGVKMLCSNAEGASLKGCNFEDPSGLKANLEGANLKGVDMEGSQMTGINLRVATLKNAKLKNCNLRGATLAGTDLENCDLSGCDLQEANLRGSNVKGAIFEEMLTPLHMSQSVR
- the KCTD9 gene encoding BTB/POZ domain-containing protein KCTD9 isoform X1, with the translated sequence MRRVTLFVNGSARNGKVVAVYGTLSDLLSVASNKLGIKATSVYNGKGGLIDDIALIRDDDVLFVCEGEPFIDPQTDGRAQEELTGSHTDWLTLNVGGRYFTTTRSTLVNKEPDSMLAHMFKDKDAWGNKQDPRGAFLIDRSPEYFEPILNYLRHGQLIVNDGINLLGVLEEARFFGIDSLIEHLETAIKNSQPAEDHSPISRKEFVRFLLATPTKSELRCQGLNFSGADLSRLDLRYINFKMANLSRCNLAHANLCCANLERADLSGSVLDCANLQGVKMLCSNAEGASLKGCNFEDPSGLKANLEGANLKGVDMEGSQMTGINLRVATLKNAKLKNCNLRGATLAGTDLENCDLSGCDLQEANLRGSNVKGAIFEEMLTPLHMSQSVR